In the genome of Bacillaceae bacterium S4-13-56, the window TGCCAATCAAATGTCCGGTAGCCCCATTAGAGTTCATCTTTTTATCCGATTGGTATTTTAAGGAGAAAAGAAAGATTCGTAAAGATGTAGAGATAATTTATATCACCCCATTAGATAGTGCTTTTACCAAACCAAAGAGTGCAAAGGTCCTAGGTGGATTGATTGAACAAAAAAATATCAAAATGGTTACCAATTTTAATGTGAGCCATGTAGATGCTGATTCTAAACAGGTTGTATCTTTAGATGGTAGGTCTGTAGATTATGATTTGCTTGTCACCATCCCAACTAATATGGGCAGTGAGGTGATTGAAAGATCCGATATGGGGGACGAATTAAACTTTGTTCCAACTGATAAGAACACGTTGCAGTCAAAGGGTTATGAGAATGTATTTGTCATCGGAGATGCTTCTGATATTCCTGCTTCGAAAGCAGGATCTGTTGCCCATTTTGCAGCGGAATTTTTGACCGAAAACATTTTAAACTATATTGCTGGGAAGCCACTTAATGCGAAGTTTGATGGGCATGCGAACTGCTATATTGAATCCGGTTATAATAAAGCGTTTTTAATTGATTTTAACTATGACCATGAACCAGTGACTGGTTCCTTTCCGTTACCTAAGGTTGGCCCATTTTCCTTATTAAAAGAAACCAAAATAAATCACATGGGCAAAATGGCGTTTAGGCATATTTATTGGAACTTGCTTTTGAAAGGTATACCAATACCAACC includes:
- a CDS encoding FAD/NAD(P)-binding oxidoreductase, which translates into the protein MKNVLILGAGTAGTIMANQLHKKLNRKEWNITIVDQDEKHYYQPGFLFIPFDIYSEKDVVKEKKNYLPKDVEYIQSGIKLIKPEINSVVLENEENLSYDLLIIATGSHIAPDEIEGLEDGWRDTIFDFYTFEGSVALRNKLRDWKGGKLAVHIAEMPIKCPVAPLEFIFLSDWYFKEKRKIRKDVEIIYITPLDSAFTKPKSAKVLGGLIEQKNIKMVTNFNVSHVDADSKQVVSLDGRSVDYDLLVTIPTNMGSEVIERSDMGDELNFVPTDKNTLQSKGYENVFVIGDASDIPASKAGSVAHFAAEFLTENILNYIAGKPLNAKFDGHANCYIESGYNKAFLIDFNYDHEPVTGSFPLPKVGPFSLLKETKINHMGKMAFRHIYWNLLLKGIPIPTVPPHMKTSGKNFD